Within the Bradyrhizobium cosmicum genome, the region GATCGCGGGTGCCGACGATGCCGTTGGTCGGATCGAACTCGATCCAACCCGCACTCGGCAGATAGACCTGCACCCATGCGTGGGTCGATCCGCCGCCGACGTGACGCTGCTCGATATCCTCCGGCACGAAGATGTAGCCGGAGACAAATCGCGCGGCGATACCGAGGTGGCGCAACGCTTCGATCATAAACAGCGCATAGTCCCGACAAGTTCCCGTGCCCAACTGCAAAGTATCGAGCGGATGCTGCGTGCCGAGCTCATGGCGCTTGCGGTATTTGAACTGCTTGCGGATGCCGTGCGTCATGCCGCTCAGGATCTTGAAAGTCGGCGTCGGCGCGTCCTCGTCGAGGAAGCCGCGTGCCCATTCCGCGATCTCGCCGCCGGGATCGGTGTATTGCGGCGTGATGTACTGGACGAGATCGGGAAATTCCTCGTCGTCATAGGCGAAGGGGTAGAAATAGGCGGTATCGTCCGGCGTCAGCGCGAATTCCTCGACCGGGTTGTGCTCGACGGTGACATGCCACTCGAAGCTCAGCGTCTCCGCACGTTCGTCGAAATTGGCGATCGCGACGGAGTTGCCGAACACGTCGTGAATCCAGTGCAGCGACATCGGCGTGGGCGAGATATCGAGCCTGGAGGCGAGCACACGCAGATCGTGCCCGTCGCGCGGACGCAGCATGATCCTGTGTTCGCCGAACGCCACGGGGCGGTTGTAGCGATATTCGGTCTTGTGATGAATCGTCAGCAGCGGCATCGTGGGGCAATCATGGTGATATTGGGGGGATCAATCTACAGCGATTCTGCCCAATTGTGAGGGTGACTGCTCTTTCCATAGGCAATCTGGATGGCTTTAGATACGGCTGACGCGACCGATCAACTGCTGGATGAGGGCGACATTCCGCCGGTGCATGAGGTGAATGCCGGGGGAGCATCGCCCTTTCTGCTCACCTCGGATCATTACGGGCGGATTCTGCCGCGTGCGCTCGGCGATCTCGGCGTCGCCGGGACCGAGCTGACGCGGCACATCGCCTGGGATATCGGCATCGCCGGCGTCGCCGAACGGCTGGCAAGGATGCTCGACGCACATCTGATCGCGCAGCGCTATTCGCGACTCGTGATCGACTGCAACCGCCCGCCGGGCGCAGCGAGCTCGATTCCGGTCATTTCGGAGGCAACGGCAATCCCGCGCAACGAGGGCATTTCGGAGCACGAGCGCGAGGCGCGGCGGCGCGAGATTTTCGAGCCCTATCATCGCCGCATCAACGCCGTCATCGACGGCCGGCTGCACGACAAGCGACCCACGGTGCTGGTGTCGCTGCACAGCTTCACGCCGGTCTATGCCGGGGTGGAGCGGCCCTGGCACATCGGCACGCTCTACAACCGCGACACGGTGCTGCCGCACCTTCTGCTGAAACATCTCCGCGCCGAGAGCGATCTCGTCGTCGGCGACAACGAGCCTTATGCGGTGAACGACCTCACCGACTACACCATCCCCGTGCACGGCGAAGCCCGCGGCCTCGTCAACACCGGCATCGAGATCCGCCAGGATCTGATCGCGGATCAGTCCGGTGAGCAACAATGGGCCGACCGGCTGGCGCGGATCTTCGCGGAGATCGAGGTGGAGCTGAGGGCGGAGAGAGTGGTCGACTAGCCGCCGCGCGTCGCGACGAACAGCGCCAGCGCGGCGAAGATCGCGGCGATGCCCCACAGCACCCAGGCCATGCGGCCGTCGCCCCGGGCATCCAGCGTCGCCTCGGCCGGGTTGTCGGGATTGACATGGACCTCGACGGTCGCGCCGTCCTGATAGCGCGACATCAGCTTCCGCAGCATCTCCTCGGAGGCCGACGGCGTTCCGGCCGCGACACGCGCGCATTCATTGGTGTAGCTGACGTTCTGATAGCGGTAGGTATAGGTCACGCGCTTGCCGAACATCTCGACGCCGCGCGCCTCGCCGGGCTCGCTGGCCGCGTGATATTCCTCCATTCCCGACAGCTTGATCGTGCCCGGCACCACAGGCCAACGCGTCGCCATCGACGCCTGCTTTCGCACGGCAAACCCCATCAGCGCGATGACGAGGCCGAACGCGCCGAAGGCGACGACAAGGCCCGCAAGATCGGGCCGTCCGATATGATGCGCGAGATAGGCATAGGCCTGATTGAACCCGAACACCGAGCCGAACACGATGGCAAGCACGATCACCGTGCCAATGCCGAGACAGCCCCACAGGCCCTTGGGCAGGTCGCGTTCCAGCACGGCCTGATCGGGATGGCGCGGATTGTAGTAGACCGTGACGATGCTGCCGGCCGGATATTTCGCGAGCTTTTCGGCGACCTGGAAATTGCCGAGGTCCTCGCCGATCGAGATGCGGTTGTTGCGCAGCTTCCTGCCGCCCACCGAATACTCGTAAGTCACATTCGCAAAATTGCGGCTCTCGAGGCGTGAGCCGCCCTCGCGGTCGTCGTCGAAAACCTTGACCTCGCGCACCTCTGCGACCGAGGTGACGACCTTGCCCGGCGCCTGCAGCCAGCTTCGCGCCTCGCGCACCTGCCAGGTCTTGACGATTGCGGCGACCAGGATGAGTCCGAGCGGTGCAAGCAGCATCGCGTAGACGAACCAGGGCAGATCGGGCACGGCAATATCCTTCGTCAACGGCAATGCCCGATTGGACGCATCGCCGCCGACAAAGGTTCAAGCAGAACAAGCGCGAAAGCGGCCTATTTCGCCCTGGTCAGCGCCAGCCAGATGCCGCCGCCGATCATGAAGCCGCCGGAGACGCGCGACATCAGACGGGTGCGGCGGGCGGAGAAGAACTTTCGCGCCCGCCCGGCCGCGATGGCGTAGAGCGCATCGGTCATCGCCGCAGTGACCATGAAGGTCGCGCCCAGCAGCGCGACCTGCGGGAAGTGGTCGCGGTTCATGTCCATGAACTGCGGAATGAAGGCGCCGAAGAAAATCAGGACCTTCGGGTTCGACAGCAGCACCAGAAAGCCTTGCAGGAAGAACCCGCCGCGCGGCGGTGCCGGCGGTTCGTCGACATCGATCCCTTCGACCGGCGCCCAGATCAGCCTGATTCCGAGCCAGATCAGATAGGCCGCGCCTGCGAAGCGCACCCAGTCGAACCAGTAACCCATGGTCGCCATCAGCGAGGTCAGGCCGACCGCGACGATGCCGATGACGATGGCAAGGCCCGCCTGCGCGCCCGCGACATTGGTCAGCGCCGCGCGCGTACCGTGGCGCAGGCCGTTGGCGATGACGAGGGTCACGATCGGCCCAGGCAGCAGCGCCAGCGCAACGCAGGCGGCGACGAAGGCGAGATAGGCTTGCATGGACATCATGAGAAGGACTCGCTGAGGGTGGTTCGGGGACATTAATGCACGGCGACGGCGGCAACGGAAGTCACGACCTCGCACTTGACATGCAACCATTTGGTTGCCTATTATCGCTACTATGGATGAAGTCTTCAAAGCGCTCGCCGATGCGTCACGACGGTCGCTGCTCGACAGGCTTCACGCCAGGAACGGCCAGACGCTGAACGAGCTCTGCGAGGGCCTCGCGATGACGCGCCAGGCGGTGACCAAGCACCTTGTCGTTCTTGAAGAGGCCAACCTGGTCACGACGATCAGGCACGGCCGCGAGAAGCTGCACTATCTCAATCCAGTACCGATCCATCAGATCGGCGAACGCTGGATCAGGAAATTCGAGCGCGGCAAGCTCGCCGCGCTCGGCGAATTGAAACGCCAGTTGGAGAAGCGCGATGAGTAAGCCGCAATTCGTCTATGTGAGCTATATCGAGACCACGCCGGAAAAACTGTGGGAAGCGCTGACATCGAGCGAGTTCACGAGGCAATACTGGTTCGGCGCCGAGGTCCGATCCGACTGGAAGGTCGGCTCCCCCTTCGCGCTGACGCTCGATGGCGAGATCACCGATTCCGGCGAAATCCTCGAGGCCGATCCCCCGCGGCGCTTGTCCTACAGCTTCAAGCACCAGAAGTTCGAAGAGCTCCGCGGCGAGCCGATTTCGCGCGTCGTCTTCACCATCGAACCGTTCGGCTCGCTCGTGCGTTTGACCGTGCTGCATGACGGCTTTGTCGAGGGCGGCAAATACCTCGGCGCCGTCTCCAATGGCTGGCCGGCGATCCTTTCCGGGCTCAAGAGCCTGCTGGAGAGGGGCCAGGTGCTCGCCATCCCGCGCGCGGCCCTCAACAAGGGATTCGACGCAACATGAATTTCGAGCAGTTCAAGCCGCTGACGGTCTACACCATCTACATCGCCTCGACGCCGGACAAGGTGTGGGAGGCGCTGACATCGGCCGAGTTCAGCCGCAGATACTTTTCCGGCTTTGCGGTGGAGATGGAGCCGAAGCTCGGCGGCAGCTTCATCGTGCGCGCGCCCGACGGCTCCGAACACATCTCCGGCGAGGTGTTCGAATACGATCCGCCGAGGAAGCTGACGGTAACGTGGGACGTCAACTGGCCCGACCTCGTCGCAAAACTCGGCACCACACTCGTCACCTACGAGATCGAGGAAGCCGGCGAAGCCGTCCGTCTCACCATGAGCGAACGCCACGACCGTCCGCTGAGCGACGATATCCTTTCCGGCGGCCGCACGGGCTGGCCGGCGATCCTGTCCGGGCTCAAGAGCCTGCTCGAGACGGGGAAGGCGCCGCAGATAACGATGGCGCCGCCAGCGCAGATGCTGGCGGCGTTGAAGGCGATGGGGATCAGGACGCCGTAGCGATTGGAACCTGCGCCTTCATCGCTTCTTCTTCACCGGCGGCTGAATCTCGTCGATCTTGCTGCGGCAATCCCCTTCCGATTCGTGCGGGCCCGAGACGAAGGTCCCGCTGACCTTGATCGCGTACCAGCCTGACTCCACGCCGAGCCGGAGCGCTTCGTCTGTCTTGACGTGCCGTGGGGAGAGAGCTTGCATCGGTTGAGCTTGCATCAGGTGCTTTCGGTTGGCGTTCGATCTCATATCGAAACGCAGTGGAATCTTTCGGATATCCGCGGCAAGAGGTGCGGGGATTGCGCCATTTCACGTCGCGCGCGTGTAGTCGTGGCGCCACGTGGGCGCGGGGACGACCGCTCTTTCCGACATTGGCGCACCGTGCGCGCAATCACGGCAATTAGCTATCGTTTTCTCGCCCAGGGGCGAATAGCTCGCTGCCGATGAGTCCGGCTCCCTCTAAGCCATCGGCGCCACCAGCCGCCGATAGAGATGCCACGTCGCATGCCCGAGCACCGGCAGCGTCACGATCAGCCCCAGGAAATACGGCAGCGCCGAGACGATCAGCAGGATCACGATCACGGCGGCCCAGCCGATCATCGGCAGCGGGCTCGTCACCACGGCGCGCACGCTCGTGACCATGGCGGTGACGAAATCGACCTCGCGGTCGAGCAGCAGCGGAAACGACACCACGGTCAACGAAAACAAGATCAGCGACAGCGCCGCGCCGACCGCATTGCCGATCGCGAGGAACAGCAGGCCCTCGTTGGTCGTCAGAACCACCGTCATGAATTCCTGGAGGCTCGAGAACGAGGCGTGCAGGCCGAGCAGCAGCGCGATCAGGAGCCGCACCTGGTACATCCAGATCACGAACACGAACAGCGTGACGAACGCCATCCAGCCGATCTCGCTGCGCGAGCGTATCGCCGACCAGATCGCAGCAAACGAGACCGGCTCGCCGCGCTCGCGCCGGCGGCTGACTTCGTAGAGCCCGATCGCCACGAACGGGCCGATCAGCGCGAAACCCGCCGCGAGGGGATAGACCAGATAGACCATGCCGAAGGCGGTGAGGCAGAGCATGATGGCGATACCGCCGGCCGCATAGAGCCCACCGAAGCAGAGTCCGTAAAGCGGCACCGCCTGGAAATCGCGCAGGCCCTCGACCAGCGCCTCGGCAATGTCGGTCGTCGCAACGGTACGCACCACCGGATCGACCTTGCCCGAGATGGACATCGGCTCCCTCCTCCTCTGCCGTTGCAATCTTCGTCGCACGCGGATCGACCTCGATTGTAGCGCCCTTGAGCGCCGCGCGCGACTTCAGAATCTTTCCCCATGGGTGGCTTTTCGGCGCGATGCCTATGGACTGAGCAGAGGATGGTGCCGCAGATTGCCCCTTCCGACCAGCACATGCGATCACCAGAGCGGACCACCCGACCGATGAGCTTGCGTACCCGGCTACTGATATTGGTGATCGCGGCCATGCTGGTGCCGGCGAGCCTGGTCGGGCTGCGCTTCGTGCAGAACAGGAGCAGCGAGATCAACGCGGCCCTCGCCAATCTGGCTGCGACGGCCGACGACATCGCCGGCGATCTGGACGAGAAGATCCAGGGCACCGCCCAACTTCACTATGGCCTCGCCCGAGCGCGCGACCTCGACACGCGCGACAAGGCGGCGTGTTCGGCCTTTCTGTCGGACGTGCGCGAAGAATACCCGCAGTTTACCGGGATACTGACCATCAATCCGGACGGCAGCCTGTTCTGCGACTCGCTGCGGACCGACCGCACCCTCGATCTGAGGGATCGCGCCTATTTCAAGCAGGTCCAGGGCTTGCACGGCGGCGTCGCTATCGAGCCGGTGTTCGGCCGGCTGACCGGACTATCGGTGCTCCAGATCGCCTACCCCGTGCGATCGGAGGCGGGCGCGTTGAAATTCATCCTGCTTGCCTCCTTCAAC harbors:
- a CDS encoding transglutaminase family protein, whose translation is MPLLTIHHKTEYRYNRPVAFGEHRIMLRPRDGHDLRVLASRLDISPTPMSLHWIHDVFGNSVAIANFDERAETLSFEWHVTVEHNPVEEFALTPDDTAYFYPFAYDDEEFPDLVQYITPQYTDPGGEIAEWARGFLDEDAPTPTFKILSGMTHGIRKQFKYRKRHELGTQHPLDTLQLGTGTCRDYALFMIEALRHLGIAARFVSGYIFVPEDIEQRHVGGGSTHAWVQVYLPSAGWIEFDPTNGIVGTRDLIRVAVARDPRQAIPLHGVYIGAGNAFEAMDVTIRVVSDDQQSDEEMEAEVL
- a CDS encoding N-formylglutamate amidohydrolase, which codes for MALDTADATDQLLDEGDIPPVHEVNAGGASPFLLTSDHYGRILPRALGDLGVAGTELTRHIAWDIGIAGVAERLARMLDAHLIAQRYSRLVIDCNRPPGAASSIPVISEATAIPRNEGISEHEREARRREIFEPYHRRINAVIDGRLHDKRPTVLVSLHSFTPVYAGVERPWHIGTLYNRDTVLPHLLLKHLRAESDLVVGDNEPYAVNDLTDYTIPVHGEARGLVNTGIEIRQDLIADQSGEQQWADRLARIFAEIEVELRAERVVD
- a CDS encoding DUF3592 domain-containing protein, translated to MPDLPWFVYAMLLAPLGLILVAAIVKTWQVREARSWLQAPGKVVTSVAEVREVKVFDDDREGGSRLESRNFANVTYEYSVGGRKLRNNRISIGEDLGNFQVAEKLAKYPAGSIVTVYYNPRHPDQAVLERDLPKGLWGCLGIGTVIVLAIVFGSVFGFNQAYAYLAHHIGRPDLAGLVVAFGAFGLVIALMGFAVRKQASMATRWPVVPGTIKLSGMEEYHAASEPGEARGVEMFGKRVTYTYRYQNVSYTNECARVAAGTPSASEEMLRKLMSRYQDGATVEVHVNPDNPAEATLDARGDGRMAWVLWGIAAIFAALALFVATRGG
- a CDS encoding LysE family translocator, with translation MMSMQAYLAFVAACVALALLPGPIVTLVIANGLRHGTRAALTNVAGAQAGLAIVIGIVAVGLTSLMATMGYWFDWVRFAGAAYLIWLGIRLIWAPVEGIDVDEPPAPPRGGFFLQGFLVLLSNPKVLIFFGAFIPQFMDMNRDHFPQVALLGATFMVTAAMTDALYAIAAGRARKFFSARRTRLMSRVSGGFMIGGGIWLALTRAK
- a CDS encoding ArsR/SmtB family transcription factor → MDEVFKALADASRRSLLDRLHARNGQTLNELCEGLAMTRQAVTKHLVVLEEANLVTTIRHGREKLHYLNPVPIHQIGERWIRKFERGKLAALGELKRQLEKRDE
- a CDS encoding SRPBCC family protein, with the protein product MSKPQFVYVSYIETTPEKLWEALTSSEFTRQYWFGAEVRSDWKVGSPFALTLDGEITDSGEILEADPPRRLSYSFKHQKFEELRGEPISRVVFTIEPFGSLVRLTVLHDGFVEGGKYLGAVSNGWPAILSGLKSLLERGQVLAIPRAALNKGFDAT
- a CDS encoding SRPBCC family protein codes for the protein MNFEQFKPLTVYTIYIASTPDKVWEALTSAEFSRRYFSGFAVEMEPKLGGSFIVRAPDGSEHISGEVFEYDPPRKLTVTWDVNWPDLVAKLGTTLVTYEIEEAGEAVRLTMSERHDRPLSDDILSGGRTGWPAILSGLKSLLETGKAPQITMAPPAQMLAALKAMGIRTP
- a CDS encoding DUF2189 domain-containing protein — protein: MSISGKVDPVVRTVATTDIAEALVEGLRDFQAVPLYGLCFGGLYAAGGIAIMLCLTAFGMVYLVYPLAAGFALIGPFVAIGLYEVSRRRERGEPVSFAAIWSAIRSRSEIGWMAFVTLFVFVIWMYQVRLLIALLLGLHASFSSLQEFMTVVLTTNEGLLFLAIGNAVGAALSLILFSLTVVSFPLLLDREVDFVTAMVTSVRAVVTSPLPMIGWAAVIVILLIVSALPYFLGLIVTLPVLGHATWHLYRRLVAPMA